The Drosophila simulans strain w501 chromosome 3R, Prin_Dsim_3.1, whole genome shotgun sequence genome contains the following window.
GCGACTTTCAGCTAGTTTTGGCGAGGTTATCGTCGCGCCTTAGTTGGGACTGAAAGTAAAAAGTCACGGATGAGTAAGGCTTTCACTATGGATTTTACACTAGTTTTTGGAttatttttgaacaatttagTTTTGAAGGATACACATCTTGATCTTCTCTTTCAGCctggcacacaaaaacaacaaacaatttcGGGTTAGCTGCCAACAGCAATGGTATATTAACAATGAACTATTATGGGCATAGAAGCGGATGAATTCGAAATAGTGGCGTGTGTgatttgtaatttattgcGCTTTTCCGATTGATTGACTGATCGAATGaatgactggctgactgattgactgactgactgactgggtGGTGAGTAATGCGTAGATGATCATGGAGCTGACGCAAAATTAAAAGGTGTGAATGCACGAATTACAGGCACTTGCTTATGATTATGGATTCTCATGTGGCAAGGACATGCGCCCACAATcacactgacacacacacaggaacTCGCTCGCACGCACTCTACTACCTGATGATGCGTGCTGTAGAGAGCCGCGTGGTGCACCGCataggaggaggaggtgctaCTTAAACCGTCAACGCCAACGCCGCCGCCACCCACTTGAATCTGAATGCTAGGATgttggtgtgggtgtgggtggtggtgctgctgacCCATGCCCGTGCCCGCTGTGGTCGTAAAAGtagttgtggttgttgctgctgttgcagccaTGGCTGTCGCTGACCCACCTCGTCCAATTCCACCGGCAGCACCACCTCCAGCGCCCAGGCTCATTCCCACGCCAAGCATATGGGCGGCTGCCACAGCAGCGCTGGTGTGGTGCGACTGATGCAGATGATGTggcacttgttgctgctgctgctgcaacggATGCGACTGGTGTTGGgcctgatgctgctgctgctgctgcgatgaATGCTGGTTGTGCAAACTGTTGCTGTTGACGGCGCTACTGGCATTTAAGCTCCAaacgctgctgttgctgttcccAGCATTGTTGGACCCATGGGCCGCAGAAACGTGCCTGTAAGAATGGTATAACCCAAGATGTATAAACCACTGCTTTAAAGTTCAGTAAGGCAAATCCTCTCACCTCATTCCCAAATTGGTTGCATTGGACATGCTCATGCCGGAGATCGACATGGATGATGCAGGCGGTCCGCTGGCACTCGAAGAGCTTGTAGGATTACTACTGCTGTTGCTCACACTATTGCTcattgtgttgttgctgctgttgctattgctattgctgctgttgctggtggcacCTGGTCCGCGATAGTCGAGCACTCCACTGGAACTCGCAGCAGCCACTGTTGGCCGGCTATTGGCCATGGTGGGGATGGTGGTATTGATGGCCGTTGTTGCCAGTGAGACGGCTGCTGCGATTGTTGTGGCCGCATTGAGGGCACTCATGTTGCTGCCGAGTCcgatgttgctggtgctgctgttgccgctggaAGCTATTGTGGAAATGACAGAAGTTGTACaagttgatgttgctgttgttgttgaggttgttgttgtggttgttggaGCTGCCGTTGTTGATATGGCGGCTGTAAGCATTTTGGTTAGATTGTGAGTACcccgttgttgctgttccaTCTCCACgaaatttgtatgtttgtgCGGTATTGTATTAGTTTGTAATTTGTGAGTGCGGTATGGTAGGTAGAGGAGTGTTGAACTTAGTGTGCGGGTGTGGGGCTTTCCTCACTGCATGCAACAGACAGCAACACAACGAACTTAAGTGTAACTAAAAGTAACAGCTCTTGCCCTGGAGTTAACCACCAACCCAGCGTGTTAATACTTGGCTAAGCAAACTCTGAAAACTCTAGGCACCGATAACGAAaacttaagtaaataaatttagaatttgtgttggttttgtgtttaatatattaaacattttattcattttgtaaataaataaaatcgaaaagtttttgctttaaatatCCAAAGAACTTAACTATTAACTTGGCCAAGGAAATCATATCTCGTTACAAGAGTAAGTATAATTAGATCTGTATTTTCCGTAAATACATATAACTAActtaaaagtataaataagGGTAAAGTTATCTAGTCGTGGTATGGTTCGATGATAAGGGTAGAGAAGCATTCCGTTTTAAAAAGATGACGAGTTGTCAATGTAGTCGATAAATGCAATAGCTAATTTCTCAATCACTGCTTTTGTGCAACAATCTGTAATTTGATTTACAGCACGTCGCTGTGTATTATATGTacattatttgtttatgcggATGACCATTGGTAACCAGATTAGTTGTTGACTTAATATAAGTTACTTAAGACTACAACGCGAAGTGAACTCGAATTCAATTTGTATGTACAACGaataccaaacaaaaaatggatGTACAGATAACTAAACGCAAAATTTGGTCTGTGAGCAGTGGCTGTGTAAGTGGGATGTGGGCTCCTCCAGTGCCACATGGTTGGAGCGAGCAAGTGCCGACACCAAGTACAAGAGAGAACCGGCGCCCTCTCTTACTTACCATGCGCCTCGGCCTTGGTGTTGCTTGCGATGGTACTCAGCGGGATCTGCAGCCGCGCATTGACCGCCAGCAGGTGATCACGTCGCGCTATGAGGCTGGTCACATGCTCCTCCAGCCGGAGGTTTTCGCTCTGCAGCTGGTGCAAGCAATTAAGCAGCGAGGCAACTGCGATTGAGACATTAAGTGTTAATTTCATAGAACTAGCATTTAGCTCCCGATATGCGACTCATACTCACTGTCAAAGTGCTGCGCTTGCTCCATGAGAAACTGCGAGCCCTGCTCCCACTGGCgctccagcagctgctccagacTTTGCGGAATGGGCATGTTGCCGTTCATGCCGCCACCGCTGAACATCGATTGCAGCGGATTTTGAGCAGGTGTGGGGTTGCTAGGAACAGCAGTGGAGTTGCGCTGGAAGGAggaaaacattatttttaatgtatgTTCCAtgtaataatatatttaaagctcCTTACCTGCTTGCCGGGGAACGGAACTCCGGCGTATTGCGAGTTCATTGAATCGGGAGTGTAGATCGAGTGATCCTGGACCTCCATGTGCAGCTGCTCGGACAGCTTCTGGGCCACGCTGCTGTTTGGGTTGATCTGGTTGCCCAGCATATGCGCCGCCGTGTGTGTAATGATCGAGCTGGCTGAGCTGACAGCATTGGACGATGCGGGAGTAGCAGGAGGCGTGGGTGTGCTGCCAGCTGGATTGCCGGAGGCATTGCTCGCCCCATTCTGCAGTATGCGCACATCCTTGAGATCCTGTTGAGAATTGTTCagggcagctgctgctgccgctgccgccgctgctgcagctatCGTCGCATCTTTGGCCTTGCGTCCTCGCTTCCGTACATTCCCAGGTTGAGCAGCCGCCGCTGTCGGAGCTCCAGTCAGGGAACCGGGTGCAGTAGTTGCGGAGTGCATGGCCGATCCTATCTCTGAGCCGGGCGAACTGGGCGGGGAATCCTTAATGGCGCTCACAGGCATCATGGGCACGTCCATCTGGGTCGTCTGACTCTCGTAGGTAAACTTGAGACCACCGGTGGAACTACTAGTTGCCACCGAGTTAAGTGGCAATTGGTTGCTCAGTACGACCAAGGGAGATGTTGTCGCGGGCACTGCAGATGCTGATGACGATGAAGTGCTGGCCGAGCTCAGATCAAGCGTTCTGTTGTTGGGTTTCGACGTGGGCGTATTGGAAGAGGCAGTGGTATTAGTATTAGTGAATTGCAAAATCTCTAGATCTTCATGTTGCTGATGtgactgttgctgttgttgcaagTGCGTTAAGCTAGCTGAGTTGGAAGCTGAGGCTGAGCTAAGATTTGCAGGGGAAATGGATCTAGCGGGGGGTgcatattgctgctgctgctgctgttgttgttgctgatacAGCTGCGTCTGCTGCGCACGCAACATTTTCTTGTTCAGAGGCTTGGCTTGACTGGCGTTGCTGGTCGCCGGCAAGGCATTTCCggtggagttgctgctgctgcgataGTTTCCTGAAGCAGACATATTAACCGGAGAGTCTAGCAGATTAACCACATTAGCCGCACCACTGGTGCCGCCCCCACCCGAAGACGAGGACGAAGAGGACGAGCTGGACGAGGATGTCTGCTCGCCATTGTGATTGCCATTGCTACTGTTATTGCGCGTGTTGCGGCTATTCGAATTCGCCCcagccgctgctgttgctggcgggGAATCTACTGAGGACGAGGACAGAGATTGCAGCATCACCACCGGCGAGGATACAACTGGTGGTAACGCAGATGTTGGTGGCGGGGTTGGCGTTGCACTGTAGAGAGGCGAACTGTGGCGACTCTGCTTTTCGGCTGGtgtggcagcaacagttgctggtgttgccgttgttgccaCCGACGCACCCTCGCTCTTATTCATTGCAGCCCCACGCTTTTTGCCCGATCTCGAGGGACCCTTGGAATTGGAGGACGATGTGGCTGGGGCAGTTCCGCCGGACAACGAGGACGAGgtagtggaagtggaagtggatgaGGACGAGTTGGTGGAGGAGTGCAGCTGCGATGACgcgttttgctgctgctgttggtgtaactgttgctgctgctgtggattTTGTTGGTGATGGCTATTGTGATGGGTggggtgatggtggtggtgatgggcATGGGCGTGGGCATGGTGGTGACTACTGCCACTCTCACCGGACCGCGATCTACGTGTGATGGTGGGTTGGTTGGGTGATTAAATCGTGTATGGTGTAGGAAGACATTAAGCaaacgagagagagagagacaaaGTGATTTTTATAGATCGCGCATTCTGGATTTATGTACGTTCTTCAACTTTGCGTGGACATAAGCACAAGTGaacgaaatattgaattaaaataaaaagtaatgcTTCAGAAAATTAGGTGCAACTGAAGAATTCTGAATCTTTTGTGGAAAATGGAAGAGGAAACAAATAAGAAGTTTGAAAGTTTCGCGTACTTTCATTCGTGCTATTAAAAAAGATACGAACTCGAATCTGGCATATTTCCATATCGaatcattttgtttgatttgcatatAATAATTGCATCTTCATattattttcgatttcataGGAACAGAACGTAACCAAATATCACTGAGTGAAAATAAGGACACTCACagcaacacaacaacaaaatcataACGTAAGGTTTTGAATAGATATATCTAACATCGAATATAAACTAAAAGAACTAGCAAGCACTagcaaaaagcaacaaatacCAATGGATAGTGCCACTAATGGGACTGACTTATAGTCGAGCACACATACCTGCTGCGTCTGGCCGGTGgcgcctcctgctcctgcaaTTGTTGCACTCGTGTCGTCTGCTTCTCATAGCTGATCTTCAAGTTGCCGCTCTCCGTGGTCGTGGCAGTGAGGTTACCACTCGGTAATGGAATGCCACTGGCGGAGATTATGCTGCCACCACTGTTGCCACTGACTAGCGTGCCCAGAGCCGGCGATGATTTGCCGCTCTGATGCTGGATGACCGACGAGGACCCACCGCTGATTGTTCCGCCATGAAAAGCCCCAGCGGATCCTCCCATTGGCGGACCAACCAAAGCATTGCttagctgctgctgatgctgagaTTGTGCACCACTGCTGCGCGATGATGCCGAATGGGATtctgcaaacaaaaatgtgtaCACAGGCATTACAATTTTAAACTATTACTTATTTATACACATTACGGGGTAACTCCTAGTGTATGCACTTTCAAACTTACCGCTGGTGCTACTACTGCTagtgctgctggtgggcaGATTGATTCCAGGTACGTTGGCCGTGGACAGTGGCACGGAGACATAAAGGCTGGGTGCACTACTGCTGCTCGCAGTCGATGCCTGCTGATTGCTACTGCTGCTAATGTccttgatgttgctgccgtgcttGGTGCTActcgtgttgctgctgctgccactgcctgCGCTTGCGGTGCCACTCGACTTGCTCGATTCTGTCTTTGGATAGCCGCCAGACCCCACGGCGGATTGTGCTCCTCCAGGTGCCGATACTCCGGAACTGTTACCGCTGGAGGTTGAGCCGGCATTGCCGCTAATGCTGCTGCCTGAGGTAGTGGTGCCCGTTGCTGGAGGGGCTGATGCCGCCGTCGCACTCGCAGTTACCGCAATGGATGCACTCGTCGAGCTGGCCAGCGGTGCATTTACTTCGGCGGTTGCGGATGTTTGATGGGTCGGCGGGCTGAGTTCGGTACGTTGCTGCAGGCGAAAAGAAGGCAGGAAGTGGTAAATTAGTATGTGAATGCTTGGATT
Protein-coding sequences here:
- the LOC6727041 gene encoding protein AF-10 isoform X8 yields the protein MCERNNNKQVTSSNKIPSSFNAKLELDSSKDDTIHSTSLNKKLVKIKKFKLDDMKEMVGGCCVCSDERGWPENPLVYCDGQNCTVAVHQACYGIVTVPTGPWYCRKCESQERTSRVRCELCPSRDGALKKTDNSGWAHVVCALYIPEVRFGNVTTMEPIILSLIPQERYSKTCYICQEIGKPTRSNVGACMQCNKSNCKQQFHVTCAQSLGLLCEEAGNYLDNVKYCGYCQHHYSKLKKGGNVKTIPPYKPIQHDTSSDSCSSPEKEIDSTMNSATTSATSLKITSSSGSAGGSSSALNASSSAGISGGSGSGSGVSSSSKQRKSNASSKSSSSSSSSSSSSTGGAPNPSSSTAHSGSASNMTGGGNLLPGSSNIGNISNSLNNNLPGGSSSTSSAGNVPGGSGGSLSASSGGATQSTSGQSSTAPGTTKSSASSSSSSSNSYKEKHSKSLSKSTSSKDKDGKDSSSNSANNNFTNLSASSTSSNSSSTREKSSSKLSKNKESNQVPSATSSSSTTSSINTQPSSSTSTATAGSGGTGTHVSSSAASGINSAPSTTNEHSNHAHNLSTNGTGAGSAAGKMQSASNLSTSSSGFGSDLRSVSTSSSSTLNDSTGGFGSNSNSERENLSGAGSSTSNMPGTIAPGTGGVSSSAATNLSTNKGGSSSSAANSLTSTSTSSGSSSNSSSKKRKADSAKSSSSISTSGSALEDNNSIISRFDIKDVHVSLTPLTDFEKEIEKSSKRQRTELSPPTHQTSATAEVNAPLASSTSASIAVTASATAASAPPATGTTTSGSSISGNAGSTSSGNSSGVSAPGGAQSAVGSGGYPKTESSKSSGTASAGSGSSSNTSSTKHGSNIKDISSSSNQQASTASSSSAPSLYVSVPLSTANVPGINLPTSSTSSSSTSESHSASSRSSGAQSQHQQQLSNALVGPPMGGSAGAFHGGTISGGSSSVIQHQSGKSSPALGTLVSGNSGGSIISASGIPLPSGNLTATTTESGNLKISYEKQTTRVQQLQEQEAPPARRSRSRSGESGSSHHHAHAHAHHHHHHPTHHNSHHQQNPQQQQQLHQQQQQNASSQLHSSTNSSSSTSTSTTSSSLSGGTAPATSSSNSKGPSRSGKKRGAAMNKSEGASVATTATPATVAATPAEKQSRHSSPLYSATPTPPPTSALPPVVSSPVVMLQSLSSSSVDSPPATAAAGANSNSRNTRNNSSNGNHNGEQTSSSSSSSSSSSSGGGGTSGAANVVNLLDSPVNMSASGNYRSSSNSTGNALPATSNASQAKPLNKKMLRAQQTQLYQQQQQQQQQQYAPPARSISPANLSSASASNSASLTHLQQQQQSHQQHEDLEILQFTNTNTTASSNTPTSKPNNRTLDLSSASTSSSSASAVPATTSPLVVLSNQLPLNSVATSSSTGGLKFTYESQTTQMDVPMMPVSAIKDSPPSSPGSEIGSAMHSATTAPGSLTGAPTAAAAQPGNVRKRGRKAKDATIAAAAAAAAAAAALNNSQQDLKDVRILQNGASNASGNPAGSTPTPPATPASSNAVSSASSIITHTAAHMLGNQINPNSSVAQKLSEQLHMEVQDHSIYTPDSMNSQYAGVPFPGKQRNSTAVPSNPTPAQNPLQSMFSGGGMNGNMPIPQSLEQLLERQWEQGSQFLMEQAQHFDIASLLNCLHQLQSENLRLEEHVTSLIARRDHLLAVNARLQIPLSTIASNTKAEAHGK
- the LOC6727041 gene encoding cell wall protein AWA1 isoform X16, coding for MMMMDTMDTSQSQPMDVAPAVAVAATSGAALVDFTAAMVSMAATAEAESAESNNNHIDMAEYKEHRKNKKKKREKREREGKEHRHHKHRDREHREHRRHRDRERDKERDREGHHHHPTHHHPNNSQHSTSASSSPSSASTTPSATIEYVGGSASASPSYLGGGATGTGAAVGATTTYPHNLKIRFLLSGQRTELSPPTHQTSATAEVNAPLASSTSASIAVTASATAASAPPATGTTTSGSSISGNAGSTSSGNSSGVSAPGGAQSAVGSGGYPKTESSKSSGTASAGSGSSSNTSSTKHGSNIKDISSSSNQQASTASSSSAPSLYVSVPLSTANVPGINLPTSSTSSSSTSESHSASSRSSGAQSQHQQQLSNALVGPPMGGSAGAFHGGTISGGSSSVIQHQSGKSSPALGTLVSGNSGGSIISASGIPLPSGNLTATTTESGNLKISYEKQTTRVQQLQEQEAPPARRSRTLDLSSASTSSSSASAVPATTSPLVVLSNQLPLNSVATSSSTGGLKFTYESQTTQMDVPMMPVSAIKDSPPSSPGSEIGSAMHSATTAPGSLTGAPTAAAAQPGNVRKRGRKAKDATIAAAAAAAAAAAALNNSQQDLKDVRILQNGASNASGNPAGSTPTPPATPASSNAVSSASSIITHTAAHMLGNQINPNSSVAQKLSEQLHMEVQDHSIYTPDSMNSQYAGVPFPGKQRNSTAVPSNPTPAQNPLQSMFSGGGMNGNMPIPQSLEQLLERQWEQGSQFLMEQAQHFDIASLLNCLHQLQSENLRLEEHVTSLIARRDHLLAVNARLQIPLSTIASNTKAEAHASSGNSSTSNIGLGSNMSALNAATTIAAAVSLATTAINTTIPTMANSRPTVAAASSSGVLDYRGPGATSNSSNSNSNSSNNTMSNSVSNSSSNPTSSSSASGPPASSMSISGMSMSNATNLGMRHVSAAHGSNNAGNSNSSVWSLNASSAVNSNSLHNQHSSQQQQQHQAQHQSHPLQQQQQQVPHHLHQSHHTSAAVAAAHMLGVGMSLGAGGGAAGGIGRVPTKARR
- the LOC6727041 gene encoding pneumococcal serine-rich repeat protein isoform X15 codes for the protein MMMMDTMDTSQSQPMDVAPAVAVAATSGAALVDFTAAMVSMAATAEAESAESNNNHIDMAEYKEHRKNKKKKREKREREGKEHRHHKHRDREHREHRRHRDRERDKERDREGHHHHPTHHHPNNSQHSTSASSSPSSASTTPSATIEYVGGSASASPSYLGGGATGTGAAVGATTTYPHNLKIRFLLSGQRTELSPPTHQTSATAEVNAPLASSTSASIAVTASATAASAPPATGTTTSGSSISGNAGSTSSGNSSGVSAPGGAQSAVGSGGYPKTESSKSSGTASAGSGSSSNTSSTKHGSNIKDISSSSNQQASTASSSSAPSLYVSVPLSTANVPGINLPTSSTSSSSTSESHSASSRSSGAQSQHQQQLSNALVGPPMGGSAGAFHGGTISGGSSSVIQHQSGKSSPALGTLVSGNSGGSIISASGIPLPSGNLTATTTESGNLKISYEKQTTRVQQLQEQEAPPARRSRTLDLSSASTSSSSASAVPATTSPLVVLSNQLPLNSVATSSSTGGLKFTYESQTTQMDVPMMPVSAIKDSPPSSPGSEIGSAMHSATTAPGSLTGAPTAAAAQPGNVRKRGRKAKDATIAAAAAAAAAAAALNNSQQDLKDVRILQNGASNASGNPAGSTPTPPATPASSNAVSSASSIITHTAAHMLGNQINPNSSVAQKLSEQLHMEVQDHSIYTPDSMNSQYAGVPFPGKQRNSTAVPSNPTPAQNPLQSMFSGGGMNGNMPIPQSLEQLLERQWEQGSQFLMEQAQHFDIASLLNCLHQLQSENLRLEEHVTSLIARRDHLLAVNARLQIPLSTIASNTKAEAHAAISTTAAPTTTTTTSTTTATSTCTTSVISTIASSGNSSTSNIGLGSNMSALNAATTIAAAVSLATTAINTTIPTMANSRPTVAAASSSGVLDYRGPGATSNSSNSNSNSSNNTMSNSVSNSSSNPTSSSSASGPPASSMSISGMSMSNATNLGMRHVSAAHGSNNAGNSNSSVWSLNASSAVNSNSLHNQHSSQQQQQHQAQHQSHPLQQQQQQVPHHLHQSHHTSAAVAAAHMLGVGMSLGAGGGAAGGIGRVPTKARR
- the LOC6727041 gene encoding cell wall protein AWA1 isoform X12; its protein translation is MMMMDTMDTSQSQPMDVAPAVAVAATSGAALVDFTAAMVSMAATAEAESAESNNNHIDMAEYKEHRKNKKKKREKREREGKEHRHHKHRDREHREHRRHRDRERDKERDREGHHHHPTHHHPNNSQHSTSASSSPSSASTTPSATIEYVGGSASASPSYLGGGATGTGAAVGATTTYPHNLKIRFLLSGQRTELSPPTHQTSATAEVNAPLASSTSASIAVTASATAASAPPATGTTTSGSSISGNAGSTSSGNSSGVSAPGGAQSAVGSGGYPKTESSKSSGTASAGSGSSSNTSSTKHGSNIKDISSSSNQQASTASSSSAPSLYVSVPLSTANVPGINLPTSSTSSSSTSESHSASSRSSGAQSQHQQQLSNALVGPPMGGSAGAFHGGTISGGSSSVIQHQSGKSSPALGTLVSGNSGGSIISASGIPLPSGNLTATTTESGNLKISYEKQTTRVQQLQEQEAPPARRSRSRSGESGSSHHHAHAHAHHHHHHPTHHNSHHQQNPQQQQQLHQQQQQNASSQLHSSTNSSSSTSTSTTSSSLSGGTAPATSSSNSKGPSRSGKKRGAAMNKSEGASVATTATPATVAATPAEKQSRHSSPLYSATPTPPPTSALPPVVSSPVVMLQSLSSSSVDSPPATAAAGANSNSRNTRNNSSNGNHNGEQTSSSSSSSSSSSSGGGGTSGAANVVNLLDSPVNMSASGNYRSSSNSTGNALPATSNASQAKPLNKKMLRAQQTQLYQQQQQQQQQQYAPPARSISPANLSSASASNSASLTHLQQQQQSHQQHEDLEILQFTNTNTTASSNTPTSKPNNRTLDLSSASTSSSSASAVPATTSPLVVLSNQLPLNSVATSSSTGGLKFTYESQTTQMDVPMMPVSAIKDSPPSSPGSEIGSAMHSATTAPGSLTGAPTAAAAQPGNVRKRGRKAKDATIAAAAAAAAAAAALNNSQQDLKDVRILQNGASNASGNPAGSTPTPPATPASSNAVSSASSIITHTAAHMLGNQINPNSSVAQKLSEQLHMEVQDHSIYTPDSMNSQYAGVPFPGKQRNSTAVPSNPTPAQNPLQSMFSGGGMNGNMPIPQSLEQLLERQWEQGSQFLMEQAQHFDIASLLNCLHQLQSENLRLEEHVTSLIARRDHLLAVNARLQIPLSTIASNTKAEAHGK
- the LOC6727041 gene encoding protein AF-17 isoform X6, which translates into the protein MCERNNNKQVTSSNKIPSSFNAKLELDSSKDDTIHSTSLNKKLVKIKKFKLDDMKEMVGGCCVCSDERGWPENPLVYCDGQNCTVAVHQACYGIVTVPTGPWYCRKCESQERTSRVRCELCPSRDGALKKTDNSGWAHVVCALYIPEVRFGNVTTMEPIILSLIPQERYSKTCYICQEIGKPTRSNVGACMQCNKSNCKQQFHVTCAQSLGLLCEEAGNYLDNVKYCGYCQHHYSKLKKGGNVKTIPPYKPIQHDTSSDSCSSPEKEIDSTMNSATTSATSLKITSSSGSAGGSSSALNASSSAGISGGSGSGSGVSSSSKQRKSNASSKSSSSSSSSSSSSTGGAPNPSSSTAHSGSASNMTGGGNLLPGSSNIGNISNSLNNNLPGGSSSTSSAGNVPGGSGGSLSASSGGATQSTSGQSSTAPGTTKSSASSSSSSSNSYKEKHSKSLSKSTSSKDKDGKDSSSNSANNNFTNLSASSTSSNSSSTREKSSSKLSKNKESNQVPSATSSSSTTSSINTQPSSSTSTATAGSGGTGTHVSSSAASGINSAPSTTNEHSNHAHNLSTNGTGAGSAAGKMQSASNLSTSSSGFGSDLRSVSTSSSSTLNDSTGGFGSNSNSERENLSGAGSSTSNMPGTIAPGTGGVSSSAATNLSTNKGGSSSSAANSLTSTSTSSGSSSNSSSKKRKADSAKSSSSISTSGSALEDNNRWGTRNAKKSIISRFDIKDVHVSLTPLTDFEKEIEKSSKRQRTELSPPTHQTSATAEVNAPLASSTSASIAVTASATAASAPPATGTTTSGSSISGNAGSTSSGNSSGVSAPGGAQSAVGSGGYPKTESSKSSGTASAGSGSSSNTSSTKHGSNIKDISSSSNQQASTASSSSAPSLYVSVPLSTANVPGINLPTSSTSSSSTSESHSASSRSSGAQSQHQQQLSNALVGPPMGGSAGAFHGGTISGGSSSVIQHQSGKSSPALGTLVSGNSGGSIISASGIPLPSGNLTATTTESGNLKISYEKQTTRVQQLQEQEAPPARRSRSRSGESGSSHHHAHAHAHHHHHHPTHHNSHHQQNPQQQQQLHQQQQQNASSQLHSSTNSSSSTSTSTTSSSLSGGTAPATSSSNSKGPSRSGKKRGAAMNKSEGASVATTATPATVAATPAEKQSRHSSPLYSATPTPPPTSALPPVVSSPVVMLQSLSSSSVDSPPATAAAGANSNSRNTRNNSSNGNHNGEQTSSSSSSSSSSSSGGGGTSGAANVVNLLDSPVNMSASGNYRSSSNSTGNALPATSNASQAKPLNKKMLRAQQTQLYQQQQQQQQQQYAPPARSISPANLSSASASNSASLTHLQQQQQSHQQHEDLEILQFTNTNTTASSNTPTSKPNNRTLDLSSASTSSSSASAVPATTSPLVVLSNQLPLNSVATSSSTGGLKFTYESQTTQMDVPMMPVSAIKDSPPSSPGSEIGSAMHSATTAPGSLTGAPTAAAAQPGNVRKRGRKAKDATIAAAAAAAAAAAALNNSQQDLKDVRILQNGASNASGNPAGSTPTPPATPASSNAVSSASSIITHTAAHMLGNQINPNSSVAQKLSEQLHMEVQDHSIYTPDSMNSQYAGVPFPGKQRNSTAVPSNPTPAQNPLQSMFSGGGMNGNMPIPQSLEQLLERQWEQGSQFLMEQAQHFDIASLLNCLHQLQSENLRLEEHVTSLIARRDHLLAVNARLQIPLSTIASNTKAEAHAAISTTAAPTTTTTTSTTTATSTCTTSVISTIASSGNSSTSNIGLGSNMSALNAATTIAAAVSLATTAINTTIPTMANSRPTVAAASSSGVLDYRGPGATSNSSNSNSNSSNNTMSNSVSNSSSNPTSSSSASGPPASSMSISGMSMSNATNLGMRHVSAAHGSNNAGNSNSSVWSLNASSAVNSNSLHNQHSSQQQQQHQAQHQSHPLQQQQQQVPHHLHQSHHTSAAVAAAHMLGVGMSLGAGGGAAGGIGRVPTKARR